A genomic window from Yarrowia lipolytica chromosome 1D, complete sequence includes:
- a CDS encoding uncharacterized protein (Compare to YALI0D05489g, similar to uniprot|P38793 Saccharomyces cerevisiae YHR070w tRNA modification enyzyme, similar to Saccharomyces cerevisiae TRM5 (YHR070W); ancestral locus Anc_5.346), translating to MKFNFWKGLWKPKSLTPTLSHRLYRRMYTPQPPLNREMTVLDRSKFTVSLNLALAKFPDPKYIAQFAKECKADILQLRSINHVQKTDDNGRAVLLRHDLDLEGGEDVASKVMSQLSPRGKELLTEAQADITKIVKDLDYDFWRADEIFYSVLPVTEKDEIPSGFSMVGHVAHLNLRSEWKDYDRLIGQVILDKNPRVKTVVNKVDSIDTKFRTFKMDVLAGEDNTEVEQHESGCRFQFDFAKVYWNSRLHTEHDRLVSLFRGEASSRERKQQERAKRENHEKSTETAVEPDNTPATAVCDVFAGVGPFAVPSGRTSLFVMANDLNPYSYEALEHNVKLNKVSEYVKCFNLDGAEYVQQSMKLLDEHRRTQPTINPVQVRKRKAGQPVVKQDIPNHYSHYVMNLPDSAIEFLWSFKGLYTTVDGLSQDTPLPHVHVHCFHKWEAGEEEPSKEETKAALLERVYKQIDVRLDPNEVGMHWVRKVSPKKDMFCISFELPKEVAWAPQVNKE from the coding sequence ATGAAGTTCAACTTCTGGAAGGGTCTGTGGAAACCGAAATCTCTCACGCCGACTCTCTCACACCGTCTCTACCGCAGAATGTACACACCGCAACCCCCGTTGAACCGCGAAATGACGGTTTTGGACCGGTCCAAGTTCACCGTGTCTCTCAACCTGGCCCTGGCCAAGTTCCCTGATCCGAAATACATTGCGCAGTTCGCCAAGGAGTGCAAGGCCGACATTTTGCAGCTGCGAAGCATTAACCACGTTCAGAAGACGGACGACAATGGCCGGGCCGTTCTTCTGAGACACGATCTGGATCTCGAGGGAGGTGAAGATGTAGCCTCCAAGGTTATGAGCCAGCTGAGTCCCCGAGGAaaggagctgctgaccGAGGCCCAGGCAGATATTACCAAGATTGTGAAAGATCTCGACTACGACTTTTGGCGAGCCGACGAGATTTTCTACTCCGTGTTGCCAGTCACGGAGAAAGACGAGATTCCCAGTGGATTCTCCATGGTGGGACATGTGGCTCATCTCAACCTGCGGTCTGAATGGAAGGATTACGACCGACTCATTGGCCAGGTGATTCTCGATAAGAACCCCCGAGTCAAGACCGTGGTCAACAAGGTCGATTCTATCGACACGAAGTTCCGAACGTTCAAGATGGACGTTCTGGCCGGTGAAGATAACACCGAGGTGGAGCAGCATGAGAGTGGCTGCCGATTCCAGTTTGATTTCGCAAAGGTGTACTGGAACTCGCGACTGCATACCGAGCACGACCGGCTGGTCAGCCTGTTCAGAGGAGAGGCTTCTTCGCGTGAACGTAAGCAGCAGGAGCGAGCCAAGAGAGAGAACCACGAGAAGAGCACCGAAACCGCTGTCGAGCCCGACAACACACCTGCTACGGCTGTCTGTGACGTCTTTGCAGGCGTGGGTCCCTTTGCCGTTCCCTCAGGACGAACTTCTCTGTTTGTCATGGCTAACGATCTCAACCCTTACTCGTACGAGGCTCTGGAACATAATgtcaagctcaacaaggtcTCCGAGTATGTCAAGTGCTTCAATCTCGACGGCGCAGAGTACGTGCAACAGAGcatgaagctgctggacgaacACAGAAGGACCCAGCCCACTATTAACCCTGTTCAGGTGCGAAAGCGAAAGGCCGGACAGCCCGTGGTCAAGCAAGACATTCCCAATCACTACAGCCACTACGTCATGAACTTGCCCGACTCGGCCATCGAGTTTCTGTGGTCTTTCAAGGGTCTGTACACGACTGTCGACGGTCTCTCCCAGGAcactcctcttcctcatGTCCATGTTCATTGCTTCCACAAGTGGGaggctggagaagaagagccctccaaggaggagaccaaggctGCTCTTTTGGAGCGGGTGTACAAGCAGATCGACGTGCGACTGGACCCCAACGAGGTTGGAATGCATTGGGTTCGAAAGGTGTctcccaagaaggacatgTTTTGCATTTCTTTCGAGCtgcccaaggaggttgCATGGGCCCCTCAGGTTAACAAGGAGtaa
- a CDS encoding uncharacterized protein (Compare to YALI0D05511g, similar to Saccharomyces cerevisiae RRP4 (YHR069C); ancestral locus Anc_5.345, similar to uniprot|P38792 Saccharomyces cerevisiae YHR069c RRP4 3 -5 exoribonuclease required for 3 end formation of 5.8S rRNA (Exosome complex)), with product MAILTIQKATPREEEDVEMVYSDADSDAEEQMVMSDDENEDMDDNAQAANVAAGLVTPGKLITEDPIWMRGHGTYSVGNKTFSSTAGVVTKTNKLLSVVPLRGRYQPQIGDHVVGRIVDVGVKRWRVDIGAKQLAVLQLGSVNLPGGILRRKQESDELQMRGFLKEGDLINTEVQSLYQDGSAALHTRSLRYGKLRNGVLITVPSALIVRAKSHVHQLPGGVDTVVGVNGWIWLCMAWANSHLTRENTTSITRLEEEASLTETYSDKNEDIPRSVRENIARYANCFKALAANEVGITEDRVIAAYEASLVYPSAGDLIDKEAKEIIAAKAIAA from the coding sequence ATGGCCATCTTGACGATTCAAAAGGCGACTCCccgagaggaggaagacgtGGAAATGGTGTATTCGGACGCCGACTCGGACGccgaggagcagatggTCATGTCTGACGACGAAAACGAAGATATGGACGACAATGCTCAGGCAGCAAACGTGGCTGCGGGTCTGGTGACGCCCGGCAAGCTGATTACAGAGGACCCCATTTGGATGCGAGGCCACGGTACCTACTCGGTGGGCAACAAGACCTTCTCATCCACTGCTGGAGTGgtgaccaagaccaacaagcTGCTGAGTGTGGTACCGCTGCGAGGCCGATACCAACCCCAGATCGGAGACCACGTGGTGGGACGGATTGTGGACGTGGGAGTGAAGCGATGGCGGGTCGACATTGGCGCCAAGCAGCTGGCTGTGCTTCAGCTGGGCTCCGTTAACCTGCCCGGAGGTATTTTGCGTCGAAAGCAGGAGTCCGACGAGCTGCAGATGCGAGGATTCCTCAAGGAAGGAGATCTCATCAACACAGAGGTTCAGTCGCTGTACCAGGACGGATCTGCTGCTCTGCATACCCGTTCGTTGCGGTACGGTAAACTGCGTAACGGAGTTCTCATCACTGTGCCCAGCGCTCTGATTGTGCGTGCAAAGAGCCATGTTCACCAACTGCCTGGCGGAGTGGACACTGTGGTGGGAGTCAATGGCTGGATCTGGCTATGTATGGCCTGGGCCAATTCTCACCTGACTCGAGAGAACACCACAAGTATCACTcgactggaagaagaggccTCTTTGACTGAGACATACAGTGACAAGAACGAGGACATTCCCCGGTCTGTCAGAGAGAACATTGCGCGGTACGCCAACTGTttcaaggctctggctgCTAATGAGGTTGGTATCACCGAAGATCGAGTCATTGCTGCCTACGAAGCCAGTTTGGTGTACCCTAGTGCTGGAGACTTGATTGATAAGGAGGCAAAGGAGATTATTGCTGCCAAGGCTATTGCTGCGTGA
- a CDS encoding uncharacterized protein (Compare to YALI0D05467g, uniprot|Q9UUU3 Yarrowia lipolytica NUAM protein precursor), giving the protein MLSRNLSKFARAGLIRPATTSTHTRLFSVSARRLAEIELTIDGHKVSIEAGSALIQACEKAGVTVPRYCYHDKLAIAGNCRMCLVDVERAPKPVASCAYPVAPGMVVRTDTERVKQARENVMEMMLQNHPLDCPVCDQGGECDLQDQSMRYGRDRGRFTEITGKRSTEDKNIGPLVKTSMNRCIHCTRCVRFANDIAGAPELGSSGRGNDMQIGTYLEKNLNTELSGNVIDLCPVGALTNKPYAFRARPWELKKTESIDVMDAVGSNIRIDSKGVEVMRVIPRVHEDVNEEWINDKSRFACDGLKTQRLTTPLIRVGDKFVNATWDDALSTIAKAYQQKAPKGDEFKAVAGALVEVESMVALKDMTNALGSENTTTDTPNGNSAPAHGITFRSNYLFNSSIAGIEDADAILLVGTNPRREAAVMNARIRKAWLRQELEIASVGPTLDATFDVAELGNTHADLEKALSGEFGEVLKNAKNPLIIVGSGITDREDAGAFFNTIGKFVESTPSVLNENWNGYNVLQRSASRAGAYDIGFTPSDEASKTTPKMVWLLGADEVAASDIPADAFVVYQGHNGDVGAQFADVVLPGAAYTEKAGTYVNTEGRSQISRAATGPPGGAREDWKILRAVSEYLGVALPYEDAYEVRDRLAEISPSLVRYDLVEPTVFGDVAVQHSLVGPNGSVTPSSAPLTETIENFYMTDSISRSSPTMAKSSIAFNKDNKKNQAFA; this is encoded by the coding sequence ATGCTCTCGAGAAACCTCAGCAAGTTTGCTCGAGCCGGTCTCATCCGGCCAGCAACCACATCCACACACACCCGACTATTCAGCGTCTCCGCCCGACGTCTCGCCGAGATTGAACTCACTATCGATGGTCACAAGGTGTCTATCGAGGCCGGTTCCGCCCTTATCCAGGCCTGCGAGAAGGCCGGTGTCACCGTCCCCCGATACTGCTACCACGACAAGCTGGCCATTGCCGGTAACTGTCGAATGTGTCTGGTCGACGTTGAGCGAGCCCCCAAGCCCGTGGCTTCTTGTGCCTACCCTGTTGCTCCCGGCATGGTTGTGCGAACCGACACCGAGCGAGTCAAGCAGGCCCGAGAGAATgtcatggagatgatgcTGCAGAACCACCCTCTCGACTGTCCCGTGTGTGACCAGGGAGGAGAGTGTGATCTGCAGGACCAGAGCATGCGATACGGCCGAGACCGAGGTCGATTCACGGAAATTACCGGAAAGCGATCCACCGAGGACAAAAACATTGGCCCCCTGGTCAAGACCTCCATGAACCGATGCATCCACTGTACCCGATGCGTCCGGTTTGCTAACGATATTGCTGGCGCCCCCGAGCTGGGTTCCAGTGGCCGAGGAAACGACATGCAGATTGGTACTtacctggagaagaaccTCAACACCGAGCTGTCGGGTAACGTGATTGATCTGTGTCCCGTCGGTGCCCTGACCAACAAGCCCTACGCCTTCCGAGCCCGACCATgggagctcaagaagaccgagTCTATCGATGTTATGGATGCCGTTGGCTCCAACATCCGAATTGACTCCAAGGGTGTCGAGGTGATGCGAGTCATCCCCCGAGTCCACGAGGACGTTAACGAGGAGTGGATCAACGACAAGTCTCGATTCGCCTGTGACGGTCTCAAGACCCAGCGACTGACCACTCCTCTCATCCGAGTGGGCGACAAGTTCGTCAACGCCACCTGGGACGATGCCCTTAGCACCATTGCCAAGGCATACCAGCAGAAGGCCCCCAAGGGTGACGAGTTCAAGGCCGTGGCTGGTGCTCTGGTTGAGGTCGAATCCATggttgctctcaaggacatgaCCAACGCCCTTGGTTCCGagaacaccaccaccgacacCCCCAACGGCAACTCCGCCCCCGCCCACGGCATCACTTTCAGATCCAACTACCTGTTCAACTCTTCCATTGCTGGTATTGAGGATGCCGACGCCATTCTGCTTGTCGGTACTAACCCTCGACGAGAGGCCGCTGTCATGAACGCGCGAATCCGAAAGGCCTGGCTTCGACAGGAGCTCGAGATTGCCTCCGTTGGCCCCACTCTCGATGCTACCTTTGACGTTGCTGAGCTCGGTAACACCCACGCCGATCTCGAGAAGGCTCTGTCCGGCGAGTTTGGTGAGGTTCTCAAGAACGCCAAGAACCCTCTGATCATTGTTGGTTCCGGTATCACTGACCGAGAGGACGCCGGTGCCTTCTTTAACACCATTGGCAAGTTTGTCGAGTCCACTCCCTCCGTTCTCAATGAGAACTGGAACGGTTACAACGTTCTGCAGCGATCTGCTTCTCGAGCAGGTGCCTACGACATTGGCTTCACACCCTCCGACGAGGCCTCTAAGACCACCCCCAAGATGGTCTGGCTGCTTGGCGCCGACGAGGTTGCCGCCTCCGATATCCCTGCCGACGCCTTTGTCGTCTACCAGGGCCACAACGGTGACGTCGGAGCTCAGTTTGCCGACGTTGTTCTGCCCGGTGCTGCCTACACTGAGAAGGCCGGTACCTACGTTAACACTGAGGGTCGATCACAGATTTCCCGAGCCGCCACTGGCCCTCCCGGCGGTGCTCGAGAGGACTGGAAGATTCTGCGAGCCGTTTCCGAGTACCTCGGCGTTGCTCTGCCATACGAGGACGCCTACGAGGTGCGAGACCGACTTGCCGAGATCTCTCCTTCGCTGGTTCGATACGATCTGGTCGAGCCTACAGTCTTTGGTGATGTTGCCGTTCAGCACTCTCTGGTTGGTCCCAACGGCTCTGTCACCccctcttctgctcctctgACTGAGACTATCGAGAACTTCTACATGACAGACTCCATTTCCCGAAGCTCTCCCACCATGGCCAAGAGCAGCATTGCATTCAACAAAGACAACAAGAAAAACCAGGCTTTTGCCTAA
- a CDS encoding uncharacterized protein (Compare to YALI0D05401g, weakly similar to uniprot|P38724 Saccharomyces cerevisiae YHL047c TAF1 siderophore transporter for triacetylfusarinine C), producing MNLEELDKKAKYVFDTKDRVAEKFFESLPPKTRGLMKFLFSPDHDYDSAIEHFDDTSSTDDIQLTHAEIVRRVWSKKQLIFGWICMLIMSLVSTIQASAFPSYIVYASSEFSQMGALASVQIVQACIFLVSRALSGKLADNFGRFEAMIISVICLTIGNGLYMGSHNIVTYFAALAFYSIGDIGTQMLYEIFAADTCDLKDRTFFQTITLFANLFTPWVAGPLVASVLKTSTWQWGMGMWAIITPCCAIPFLSTLLYFRIKAYRMGLRIRRGDPNRTWFQNTITGIIRMDLPGLVFLCAGLILFFVPISFCVGTDDWKMPQNIAMITCGTFFLYVAFPLWEFFGTKHPFLKFSLMKKRLVTVPGLIILLYYMAYATYHPYFQVWLLLAKGLPQARATNLNMAMFVALTGTTLVFSPLMRWRAKLKSVIVWGTILYFIGMGLTYEFRKPEKPLNTMILAQIFEGVGAGLLVIPIMVYIQVVCKQSDTAAAITIYYFFNSCGTILGNVISAAVYRNHFPNVLRKTGLFAEPEVKAIFGSIYVGLSYKVGTPQRAAIGATLNSVIRSLLIGPLIFCAIMFCLAITNADINLNTAQRMKEESEHVKGDDSQSSDQGVVIETAYEEKSPIYDEKKVTEVVNKA from the coding sequence ATGAATCTCGAGGAACTGGACAAAAAGGCCAAGTACGTCTTTGACACCAAGGACCGAGTCGCCGAGAAGTTCTTTGAGTCTTTGCCCCCCAAGACCCGGGGGCTCATGAAgttcctcttctctcccGACCATGACTATGACTCTGCCATTGAGCACTTTGATgacacctcttccaccgACGATATCCAGCTGACCCACGCTGAGATTGTCCGACGGGTGTGGAGTAAGAAGCAGCTCATTTTCGGCTGGATCTGCATGCTGATCATGTCGCTGGTCTCCACCATTCAGGCCTCTGCCTTCCCCTCCTACATTGTCTACGCCTCTTCCGAGTTTTCCCAGATGGGAGCTCTGGCCTCGGTCCAGATTGTCCAGGCCTGTATTTTCCTCGTCTCGCGAGCCCTGAGTGGAAAGCTGGCTGACAATTTCGGCCGATTCGAGGCCATGATCATCTCCGTCATCTGTCTAACCATCGGAAACGGTCTGTACATGGGCTCCCATAATATTGTCACCTACTTTGCTGCCTTGGCCTTCTACTCCATCGGAGACATTGGAACCCAGATGCTGTACGAGATTTTCGCCGCCGACACTTGTGATCTCAAGGACCGAACTTTCTTCCAAACCATCACTCTGTTTGCCAACCTCTTCACTCCCTGGGTCGCTGGTCCCCTGGTTGCCTCCGTGCTCAAGACCTCCACCTGGCAGTGGGGCATGGGAATGTGGGCCATCATCACCCCCTGCTGTGCCATTCCTTTCCTGTCCACCCTGCTGTACTTCCGAATCAAGGCTTACCGAATGGGTCTGCGAATCCGACGAGGTGACCCCAACAGAACATGGTTCCAGAACACCATCACCGGCATCATCCGAATGGATCTTCCCGGTCTGGTTTTCCTCTGTGCCGGTCTGATTCTTTTCTTTGTGcccatctccttctgtgTTGGAACTGACGACTGGAAGATGCCCCAGAACATCGCCATGATCACCTGTGGTACCTTCTTCCTCTACGTTGCCTTCCCTCTGTGGGAGTTCTTCGGCACTAAGCACCCCTTCCTCAAGTTTTCGCTCATGAAGAAGCGTCTGGTCACCGTTCCCGGCCTCATCATTCTCCTCTACTACATGGCCTACGCCACCTACCATCCCTACTTCCAGGTCTGGCTTCTGTTGGCCAAGGGGCTTCCTCAGGCCCGAGCAACCAACCTGAACATGGCCATGTTCGTTGCCCTCACCGGTACCACTCTGGTCTTCTCGCCTCTCATGCGATGGAGAGCTAAGCTCAAGTCCGTCATCGTTTGGGGTACCATCCTGTACTTCATCGGCATGGGACTGACCTACGAGTTCCGAAAGCCCGAAAAGCCCCTCAACACCATGATTCTGGCCCAGATTTTCGAGGGAGTGGGAGCTGGTCTGCTCGTCATCCCCATCATGGTCTACATCCAGGTGGTCTGCAAACAGTCTGACACTGCCGCCGCCATCACCATCTATTACTTCTTCAACTCATGTGGAACCATTCTCGGTAACGTCATCTCTGCTGCCGTTTACCGAAACCACTTCCCCAACGTGCTGCGAAAGACTGGCCTTTTCGCCGAGcccgaggtcaaggccatttTCGGCTCCATCTACGTCGGCCTCTCGTACAAGGTCGGAACCCCTCAGCGAGCTGCCATTGGCGCTACTCTCAACTCCGTCATCCGATCGCTGCTTATCGGTCCGCTCATTTTCTGTGCTATCATGTTCTGTCTGgccatcaccaacgccgacatcaacctcaacacGGCCCAGCGaatgaaggaggagtcaGAGCACGTCAAGGGCGACGACAGCCAGTCTTCCGATCAGGGAGTGGTTATCGAGACCGCCTATGAAGAGAAGTCCCCTATctacgacgagaagaaggtgactGAGGTCGTCAACAAGGCCTAA
- a CDS encoding uncharacterized protein (Compare to YALI0D05533g, similar to Saccharomyces cerevisiae OMS1 (YDR316W); ancestral locus Anc_5.344, weakly similar to uniprot|Q06668 Saccharomyces cerevisiae YDR316w similar to hypothetical ubiquitin system protein S. pombe ubiquinone/menaquinone biosynthesis possible methyltransferase), whose amino-acid sequence MLPRLARLSPVSVCRAPLARSFHVTATRLHDPYGLETAKQPKGGKRRKEMSVEEISAAKKAREAALLKNVRPKAEQERQQAKDEAEEKNKRLKKLATFSVLFTAAIAYTWLVATKLPEIQKKGEAKRELHKGRTDFDRTETVAAPRDTTECYDALAKVYDDKMKWEERWGLIFRWRHKVAKELEGDVLEMSCGTGRNIDYLDTRKVKSITFVDSSLPMLEVAEEKFRKAFPRFKRVQFVQGKAESCYDLAKDSGMKYDVVFETFGLCSHEDPVKAITEMKQLLKPGGKVVLLEHGKSAWEFITRYLDKKADERAKIWGCRWNLDIPQIVRDSGMTVVKNKTGGFGTNHLYILEVPEEPKVEPVVKVETKVETKPEQK is encoded by the coding sequence ATGCTTCCTCGACTAGCTCGATTGAGTCCGGTGTCTGTGTGTCGGGCGCCACTTGCGCGCTCgttccacgtgaccgccACTCGTCTCCATGATCCCTATGGGCTCGAGACCGCGAAGCAGCCCAAGGGAGGCAAGCGACGTAAGGAAATGTCTGTTGAGGAGATTTCCGCTGCCAAAAAGGCCCGTGAGGCCGCTCTGTTAAAGAATGTGCGTCCCAAGGCCGAGCAGGAGCGCcagcaggccaaggacgaggccgaggagaaAAACAAGCgactcaagaagctcgCCACGTTCTCCGTTCTCTTCACAGCCGCCATCGCCTACACCTGGCTTGTGGCCACCAAGCTGCCCGAGATCCAGAAAAAGGGCGAGGCCAAGCGGGAATTGCACAAGGGCCGAACTGACTTTGACCGAACCGAGACCGTGGCTGCTCCCCGAGACACCACCGAGTGTTACGATGCGCTGGCCAAGGTGTACGACGACAAGATGAAGTGGGAGGAGCGATGGGGTCTGATTTTCCGATGGAGACACaaggtggccaaggagTTGGAGGGTGACGTGCTTGAAATGTCTTGCGGCACGGGCCGAAACATCGACTACCTGGACACCCGAAAGGTCAAGTCCATCACGTTTGTGGACTCTTCCCTGCCCATGCTtgaggtggccgaggagaagtTCCGAAAGGCCTTCCCTCGGTTTAAGCGGGTGCAGTTTGTGCAGGGCAAGGCCGAAAGCTGCTACgatctggccaaggacTCGGGAATGAAGTACGACGTGGTGTTTGAGACTTTTGGACTGTGTTCTCACGAAGACCCCGTCAAGGCTATCACCGAAAtgaagcagctgctcaagccTGGAGGAAAggtggtgctgctggagcacGGCAAGTCCGCCTGGGAGTTCATCACCCGATACctggacaagaaggccgacgAGCGAGCCAAAATCTGGGGTTGCAGATGGAACCTCGACATCCCTCAGATTGTGCGGGACAGTGGCATGACCGTggtcaagaacaagactGGTGGTTTCGGAACAAACCACCTGTACATTCTGGAGGTTCCCGAGGAGCCGAAGGTCGAGCCTGTCGTCAAGGTCGAGACCAAGGTTGAGACCAAGCCCGAACAGAAGTAA
- a CDS encoding uncharacterized protein (Compare to YALI0D05547g, similar to Saccharomyces cerevisiae NPL3 (YDR432W); ancestral locus Anc_5.542, weakly similar to uniprot|P78814 Schizosaccharomyces pombe Pre-mRNA splicing factor srp2) — MTDNDSSAPTEPSPRLFLRPIGPDTNKEQIEDLFSSHGPIKEVKLIKNYGFIEFDSLDDAIRAKDNVDGQPLNGEPLFCTYANPIKVREPRTYRDRNDRNDRGGDRKEDIFRVNISGLAPGVSWQDLKDFGRTADVDVTYTNVSRDREGEGTVEFRSADQMEQAVSKLDGTEFKGEIVTLKIDPNPRPRERRGDRRGDRGDRGDRGGRDGRDGRDGRDRRRDTYMPSRNGDRGDRRGDRRGGRDGGRGGDRGDRGDRGPRRDRPGPRGDRDRDDRDRDDRRDRDDRRDRDDRDDRDDRDRRRDDRDVRDEAPERRRSLSPDARRGSPPPPPPPPADPVW; from the exons ATGACGGACAACGACTCTTCGGCCCCTACGGAGCCTAGCCCCCGACTCTTTCTGAGACCTATCGGTCCTGACA CCAACAAAGAGCAGATCGAAGACCTGTTCAGCTCCCATGGCcccatcaaggaggtcaagcTGATCAAAAACTACGGCTTCATCGAGTTTGACAGTCTGGACGACGCCATCCGGGCCAAGGACAACGTTGATGGCCAGCCCCTCAACGGCGAGCCTCTCTTCTGCACCTACGCCAACCCCATCAAGGTGCGAGAGCCCCGAACCTACCGGGACCGAAACGATCGTAACGATCGAGGCGGTGACCGAAAGGAGGACATTTTCCGAGTCAACATCTCCGGCCTGGCTCCCGGTGTCTCCTGGCAGGATCTCAAGGACTTTGGCCGAACCGCCGACGTCGACGTTACGTACACCAACGTGTCTCGAGACCGAGAGGGTGAGGGCACTGTCGAGTTCCGATCCGCTGACCAGATGGAGCAGGCCGTCTCCAAGCTCGATGGAACCGAGTTCAAGGGCGAGATTGTCACCCTTAAGATTGAT CCCAACCCCCGACCTCGTGAACGACGAGGCGACCGACGAGGCGACCGCGGTGACCGTGGTGACCGAGGAGGTCGAGACGGTCGAGACGGCCGAGACGGCCGAgaccgacgacgagacaCATACATGCCCTCTCGAAACGGCGACCGAGGTGACCGACGAGGTGACCGACGGGGAGGCCGGGACGGAGGACGTGGCGGTGATCGGGGAGACCGTGGAGACCGAGGACCCCGACGAGACCGACCGGGACCTCGAGGCGACCGTGATCGAGACGACCGTGATCGAGATGACCGACGAGATCGAGATGACCGACGAGATCGAGACGACCGTGACGACCGTGACGACCGGGATCGGCGACGAGACGACCGTGATGTCCGAGATGAAGCTCCCGAGCGAAGACGGTCTCTGTCTCCCGATGCTCGACGtggttctcctcctccccctcctcctcctcctgctgacCCTGTGTGGTAA